A region of Pseudomonas cavernicola DNA encodes the following proteins:
- a CDS encoding NAD(P)/FAD-dependent oxidoreductase gives MSQALSTDVLIVGGGIAGLWLNARLRRQGFATLLVESASLGGGQSVKSQGIIHGGAKYALHGALTGASEAIADMPRRWREALAGSGEVDLTGVRLLSDAHYLWSPGTLAGNLTSFFASKAVRTRVDQVKGADLPPALQHPQFKGKVYRLSELVLDVPSLIERLAELAGDSLLAAEQLEPLHENGELVGLRVDGRDIRAQRIVLSAGAGNAALLSALGLSQPAMQCRPLHMVMVKAPSLKPLYAHCLGGGPKPRVTVTSHPAADGQWVWYLGGDLAEADGVARDETAQIAAAQKELGNLLPWVDLSQARWATLRVDRAEPAQSGLVRPDNAFLAEQNKLLVGWPTKLALAPDFADRVLTALTRDGIQPSTHPALPALPRPPVAPPVWEALLP, from the coding sequence ATGTCCCAAGCCCTTTCCACTGACGTGTTGATTGTCGGCGGCGGCATTGCCGGCCTCTGGCTGAATGCCCGTCTACGCCGTCAAGGCTTCGCCACCCTGCTGGTGGAGAGCGCCAGCCTCGGCGGCGGGCAGAGCGTGAAGTCGCAAGGGATCATCCATGGCGGCGCCAAATACGCCCTGCATGGCGCGCTGACCGGCGCCTCGGAAGCCATCGCCGACATGCCGCGCCGCTGGCGCGAGGCGTTGGCCGGCAGCGGCGAAGTGGATCTGACTGGCGTACGCCTGCTCTCCGATGCGCATTACCTGTGGTCGCCCGGCACCCTGGCCGGCAACCTGACCAGCTTCTTCGCCAGCAAAGCGGTGCGCACCCGCGTCGACCAAGTCAAAGGCGCTGACTTGCCGCCGGCACTGCAACACCCGCAATTCAAGGGCAAGGTCTATCGCCTGAGCGAACTGGTGCTCGACGTCCCGAGCCTGATCGAGCGGCTGGCCGAGCTAGCCGGTGACAGTCTGCTGGCCGCCGAACAACTTGAACCGCTGCACGAGAACGGCGAACTGGTCGGCCTGCGGGTCGACGGCCGTGACATCCGCGCACAGCGCATCGTCCTCAGCGCCGGGGCCGGCAATGCCGCTTTGCTCAGTGCCCTCGGTCTATCGCAACCGGCCATGCAGTGCCGCCCGCTACACATGGTGATGGTCAAGGCGCCGAGCCTGAAACCACTGTACGCCCACTGCCTCGGCGGCGGACCGAAGCCGCGCGTCACCGTCACCAGCCATCCGGCGGCCGATGGCCAATGGGTCTGGTATCTCGGCGGCGACCTGGCCGAAGCCGACGGCGTGGCCCGCGATGAGACGGCACAAATCGCCGCCGCGCAAAAAGAATTGGGCAACCTGCTGCCCTGGGTCGACCTCAGCCAGGCGCGCTGGGCCACTCTGCGGGTCGATCGCGCCGAGCCGGCACAATCCGGGCTGGTGCGCCCGGACAATGCCTTCCTCGCCGAGCAAAATAAATTGCTGGTCGGCTGGCCAACCAAGCTGGCGCTGGCACCGGACTTCGCCGACCGCGTGCTGACGGCGTTGACGCGCGACGGCATCCAACCCAGCACGCACCCGGCGCTGCCGGCCCTGCCGCGCCCGCCAGTCGCACCGCCGGTCTGGGAGGCGCTGCTGCCATGA
- a CDS encoding DMT family transporter — protein sequence MSGYLYLGIAIAAEVVATTSMKAIDGVNKPLPLLLVIAGYAIAFWMLTIVVRTIPVGVAYAVWAGLGIVLVSIAAVFIYGQKLDLPAVLGMALIVVGVVVIQLFSASTGH from the coding sequence ATGTCCGGCTATCTCTACTTAGGCATTGCCATCGCCGCCGAAGTCGTGGCGACCACCTCGATGAAAGCCATCGACGGCGTGAACAAACCGCTGCCCTTGCTGCTGGTCATCGCCGGCTATGCCATCGCGTTCTGGATGCTGACGATAGTGGTCCGCACGATTCCGGTGGGCGTGGCCTATGCCGTCTGGGCGGGGCTGGGCATCGTATTGGTGAGCATCGCCGCGGTGTTTATCTATGGCCAGAAACTCGACCTGCCCGCCGTACTCGGCATGGCCCTGATCGTCGTCGGGGTAGTGGTAATCCAGCTGTTCTCCGCCAGCACCGGGCATTGA
- a CDS encoding LysR family transcriptional regulator, whose product MQWNLDQLRLFVSVAERQSFSAAARQLNRAQSAVSSAIALLEADLGMLLFERSSGRQPRLTEAGVALLEDAREILRQCERLEGRALGLVRGEEARLRLAQDEAMPYQPVLDSLEALARQFPLLEVQLASGAQGDVARKLLERRADLGLLFHHERMPEALERQRLGTIEMVTVCGAGHPLAGSSYVDRRELARHRQLLMAPQDSHYPGGEQISPAVWRTDSFYAMAELLMRNLGWAWLPRHVVQYPTYQNQLVELRSDWTPPPLVVELVCRRDEALGPAARWLAECFAEHLQAIG is encoded by the coding sequence ATGCAGTGGAATCTGGATCAACTCCGTTTGTTTGTCAGCGTCGCCGAGCGGCAGTCGTTCTCCGCCGCCGCGCGCCAACTGAATCGCGCGCAATCGGCGGTCAGTAGTGCGATTGCGCTACTGGAAGCAGATTTGGGAATGCTGTTATTCGAGCGCAGCAGTGGTCGCCAACCGCGCTTGACCGAGGCCGGTGTGGCGTTGCTCGAGGATGCGCGGGAAATTCTGCGGCAGTGCGAGAGGCTCGAAGGTCGCGCATTGGGGTTGGTGCGTGGCGAGGAGGCGCGCTTGCGACTGGCGCAGGACGAAGCCATGCCTTACCAGCCGGTGCTCGACAGCCTGGAGGCGCTGGCCCGGCAATTTCCGCTGCTGGAGGTGCAACTGGCCAGCGGCGCCCAGGGCGATGTGGCGCGCAAGCTGCTGGAGCGGCGCGCCGACCTCGGCCTGCTGTTCCACCATGAACGCATGCCGGAAGCGCTGGAGCGGCAGCGGCTCGGCACTATCGAGATGGTCACCGTGTGTGGCGCCGGCCATCCGCTGGCGGGCTCAAGCTACGTCGATCGCCGCGAGCTGGCTCGCCATCGGCAGTTGCTGATGGCGCCGCAAGATAGCCACTATCCCGGTGGCGAGCAGATCAGCCCCGCCGTCTGGCGTACCGACAGCTTCTACGCCATGGCTGAACTGCTGATGCGCAACCTCGGTTGGGCCTGGCTACCGCGCCATGTGGTGCAGTACCCGACTTACCAGAATCAACTGGTCGAGTTGCGCAGCGACTGGACGCCGCCGCCCCTCGTGGTGGAGCTGGTCTGTCGCCGGGATGAAGCGCTAGGCCCGGCGGCGCGCTGGCTGGCCGAGTGTTTTGCCGAGCATCTGCAGGCGATTGGTTGA
- the waaA gene encoding lipid IV(A) 3-deoxy-D-manno-octulosonic acid transferase, whose product MNRSLYTALFHLGLPLIGARLALRARSAPAYAKRIGERFACNLPPFKTGGIWVHAVSVGESIAAAPMIRELLLRYPDLPITVTCMTPTGSERIRALFAGNEFGGRVQHCYLPYDLPWAAGRFLERVQPKLAVIMETELWPNHIHQCALRKIPVVLANARLSERSARGYARFAGLTAPMLAQMSWLAVQTEAEAERFRALGARPECVTVTGSIKFDLSIDPELLRRAAALRADWQTTARPVWIAASTHAGEDELVLAAHRQLLQSDPDALLILVPRHPERFDSVFELCKKAGMTTVRRSSAVAPTAETAVLLGDSMGELLFLYALADVAMVGGSLVPNGGHNLLEPAALGKPVLAGPHLFNFLEIAAQLREAGALLEVADTAQLAQQVAALWHDPQAAERMRAAGLAVLKRNQGALARLLDGLARLLASAAPRPRG is encoded by the coding sequence ATGAATCGAAGTCTCTATACCGCCCTGTTTCACCTCGGCCTGCCACTGATCGGTGCGCGTCTGGCATTGCGTGCGCGCAGCGCGCCGGCCTACGCCAAGCGCATCGGCGAGCGCTTTGCCTGCAACCTGCCGCCATTCAAAACGGGCGGGATCTGGGTGCATGCGGTGTCGGTGGGCGAGAGCATTGCCGCCGCGCCGATGATCCGCGAGCTGCTGCTGCGTTACCCGGACTTGCCGATCACCGTGACCTGCATGACGCCAACCGGCTCCGAGCGTATTCGCGCACTGTTCGCCGGCAATGAGTTCGGCGGCCGCGTGCAGCATTGTTATCTGCCCTATGACTTACCGTGGGCGGCCGGGCGTTTCCTTGAGCGGGTTCAGCCGAAGCTGGCGGTGATCATGGAAACCGAGTTGTGGCCCAATCACATTCACCAATGCGCGCTGCGCAAGATTCCCGTGGTATTGGCCAACGCGCGCCTGTCCGAGCGTTCGGCTCGCGGTTATGCGCGCTTTGCCGGGCTGACGGCGCCGATGCTGGCGCAGATGAGCTGGCTGGCGGTGCAAACCGAAGCCGAGGCCGAGCGCTTTCGGGCGCTGGGCGCGCGGCCGGAATGCGTGACAGTGACCGGCTCGATCAAGTTCGACCTGAGCATCGACCCCGAACTGTTGCGGCGCGCGGCGGCTTTACGGGCGGACTGGCAGACCACTGCACGGCCGGTGTGGATCGCCGCCAGCACCCATGCCGGCGAAGATGAGTTGGTCCTCGCCGCGCATCGACAGCTGCTCCAGAGTGACCCCGACGCGCTGTTGATCCTGGTGCCGCGCCATCCCGAGCGCTTCGACAGCGTGTTCGAGCTGTGTAAAAAAGCCGGCATGACCACCGTGCGCCGTTCCAGCGCGGTGGCGCCGACAGCCGAGACCGCCGTGCTGCTTGGCGACAGCATGGGCGAGTTGCTGTTTCTCTATGCCTTGGCCGATGTGGCCATGGTCGGCGGCAGCCTGGTGCCCAATGGCGGGCATAATCTGCTGGAGCCGGCGGCCTTGGGTAAGCCGGTGCTGGCTGGGCCGCATCTGTTCAACTTCCTCGAGATCGCCGCGCAACTGCGTGAGGCCGGCGCGCTGCTGGAGGTGGCTGACACCGCGCAGCTGGCGCAACAGGTCGCCGCGCTGTGGCACGACCCGCAGGCGGCCGAACGGATGCGCGCTGCTGGGCTGGCGGTGCTGAAACGTAACCAGGGGGCGCTGGCGCGTCTGCTCGATGGCTTGGCGCGCCTGCTCGCCAGTGCTGCGCCGCGACCGCGAGGGTAG
- a CDS encoding cupin domain-containing protein — MGSPSGTAETHFLGSRIRGLRKRRGMTLATLAELSSLTAGYISQLERNLAYPSIPALFNIARSLGVTIQWFFASETTTAPEDSGYVVRKNSRLSVHYEDGIIDELLTPQPNRQLEILHSRFPPGTYSQQSYSHEGEEAGYLLSGTFELWVGERHFQLKEGDSFSFSSQEPHRYGNPGEVDALVLWVITPPTF, encoded by the coding sequence ATGGGGAGCCCGAGCGGTACGGCGGAAACGCATTTCCTCGGTTCGCGGATTCGCGGCCTGCGCAAGCGCCGCGGCATGACCTTGGCCACCCTGGCGGAGCTGAGCAGCCTCACCGCGGGCTACATCAGCCAACTCGAACGCAACCTCGCGTACCCGTCGATTCCGGCACTGTTCAACATCGCCCGTAGCCTTGGCGTGACCATCCAGTGGTTCTTCGCCAGCGAAACCACGACGGCCCCCGAGGACAGTGGCTACGTGGTGCGCAAGAACAGCCGGCTCAGCGTGCACTACGAAGACGGCATCATCGACGAGCTGCTGACTCCGCAACCCAATCGCCAGCTGGAGATCCTACATTCACGCTTTCCGCCCGGCACTTACAGCCAGCAGAGCTACAGCCATGAAGGCGAGGAAGCCGGCTACCTGCTCTCCGGCACGTTTGAGCTGTGGGTCGGCGAGCGGCACTTCCAGCTCAAGGAAGGCGACAGCTTCAGCTTTTCCAGCCAGGAACCACACCGCTACGGTAATCCTGGCGAGGTAGACGCGCTGGTGCTCTGGGTGATTACCCCGCCGACCTTCTGA
- a CDS encoding FAD-dependent oxidoreductase has protein sequence MTTPAQAFPHLFEPLVIRGKRLKNRIMSSGHDTSMPTDNLVNEQLIAYHRARAEGGAGLIVLQVAGVHDSARYTSHVLMATDDACIEGYRRLADTCHQHGTVVLSQIFHPGREIMESSDGLLAVAYSSSAAPNERFRVMPRALDQAMIDEIIAGYGAAARRLYQAGLDGVEVVASHGYLPAQFINPRINQRTDGYNGDLPQRLRFLREVIAAVRANTDEQFIIGLRISADERDPEGLTEGESLAAVQALQGQLDYVHIVAGTSASLGGAIHIVPPMAIEAAYLAKDAATFKASLDIPLFVTGRINQPQEAEQIVARGQADVCGMTRALICDPQMPNKADTGRSDDVRACIACNQACIGHFHKGLPISCIQHPETGRELRYGSLQPTQQRKRIMIAGGGPAGMKAAAVAAQRGHEVTLYEANAQLGGQVLLAQLLPRRSEFGGASTNLQREMELAGVRVVRNTRVDRALVEREQPDLVIVATGAEPYWPAFERGGELQVVDAWQVLRDEVKLGRSVLVVDWRCDWIGPGIAERLVRAGHQVQLAVNGTHCGESLPLYVRDHLVGELHRLGIPITPYARLYGCDDSTVYMQHTASGEPIMFEGIDTLVLCQGHQPVDTLGAELQGLVEFRRIGDCLAPRTAEEAIFEGMKVAWEI, from the coding sequence ATGACGACCCCAGCCCAGGCCTTCCCGCACCTTTTCGAACCGCTCGTGATCCGGGGCAAGCGCCTGAAAAACCGCATTATGTCGAGTGGCCACGATACCTCCATGCCCACCGACAACCTGGTCAACGAGCAGTTGATCGCCTACCACCGCGCCCGCGCCGAGGGCGGTGCCGGCCTGATCGTCCTGCAGGTGGCGGGCGTACATGACAGCGCGCGCTATACCTCGCACGTGCTGATGGCCACCGACGATGCCTGCATCGAGGGTTACCGCCGGCTGGCCGACACCTGCCATCAGCACGGCACGGTGGTGCTTTCGCAAATTTTCCACCCCGGCCGGGAAATCATGGAATCCAGCGACGGCCTGCTGGCGGTGGCCTACTCGTCCTCGGCAGCACCCAACGAACGCTTCCGCGTGATGCCCCGCGCGCTCGATCAGGCGATGATCGACGAAATCATCGCCGGCTACGGCGCTGCGGCCCGGCGCCTGTATCAAGCCGGCCTGGATGGCGTGGAAGTGGTCGCCAGCCACGGCTACCTACCCGCGCAGTTCATCAACCCGCGGATCAATCAGCGCACCGATGGCTACAACGGCGACCTGCCCCAGCGTCTGCGTTTTCTGCGCGAAGTGATCGCCGCCGTGCGGGCCAACACGGACGAACAGTTCATCATCGGCCTGCGCATTTCCGCCGACGAACGGGACCCCGAAGGGCTGACCGAAGGCGAGTCCTTGGCGGCGGTACAAGCACTACAAGGGCAGCTGGATTACGTCCACATAGTCGCTGGCACCTCGGCATCCCTGGGTGGTGCGATCCATATCGTCCCGCCAATGGCGATTGAAGCGGCCTATTTGGCCAAGGATGCGGCAACCTTCAAGGCCAGTCTGGATATTCCGCTGTTCGTCACCGGCCGGATCAACCAACCCCAGGAAGCCGAACAAATCGTTGCCCGCGGCCAGGCCGATGTCTGCGGCATGACCCGCGCGCTGATCTGCGACCCGCAAATGCCGAACAAGGCCGATACCGGTCGCAGCGACGACGTCCGCGCCTGCATCGCCTGCAACCAGGCCTGCATCGGGCACTTCCACAAGGGCTTACCGATCTCCTGCATCCAACACCCGGAAACCGGCCGCGAGTTGCGCTACGGCAGCCTGCAGCCCACGCAGCAGCGCAAGCGCATCATGATCGCCGGCGGTGGCCCGGCCGGCATGAAGGCCGCAGCTGTGGCCGCGCAGCGTGGCCATGAGGTGACACTCTACGAGGCCAACGCGCAACTCGGCGGCCAGGTGCTGCTGGCGCAACTGCTGCCACGCCGCAGCGAGTTCGGCGGCGCAAGCACCAACCTGCAGCGGGAGATGGAGCTGGCCGGCGTACGCGTGGTACGCAACACCCGGGTCGACCGGGCCTTGGTCGAACGCGAGCAACCCGACCTGGTGATCGTCGCCACAGGCGCCGAACCCTATTGGCCGGCGTTCGAGCGCGGCGGTGAGCTGCAGGTGGTGGATGCCTGGCAGGTGCTGCGCGATGAGGTCAAACTCGGGCGCTCGGTACTCGTCGTCGACTGGCGCTGCGACTGGATCGGCCCTGGCATTGCCGAGCGCCTGGTGCGCGCCGGCCATCAGGTGCAACTGGCGGTCAACGGCACTCACTGCGGGGAAAGCCTGCCGCTCTATGTGCGCGACCACCTGGTCGGCGAGCTGCACCGTTTGGGCATTCCGATCACCCCCTACGCCCGCCTGTATGGCTGCGATGACAGCACCGTATACATGCAGCACACCGCCAGCGGCGAACCGATCATGTTCGAGGGCATCGACACCCTGGTGCTCTGCCAGGGCCATCAGCCGGTGGATACCCTCGGCGCAGAACTACAAGGGCTGGTGGAGTTCCGTCGGATCGGCGATTGCCTGGCGCCGCGCACGGCCGAGGAAGCTATCTTCGAAGGCATGAAGGTTGCCTGGGAGATCTAG
- a CDS encoding cupin domain-containing protein: MSNLIHFKRDELSFQPYSGQPPERASICRLIGPDASSSMGAGLACFDGCSIEWTVLYDELIVVLEGHFRLRVGERVIEATPGDVIWVPERTPLAYEGDQARVFYALYSVDWQARNA, encoded by the coding sequence ATGTCCAACCTCATTCACTTCAAACGCGATGAGCTCTCCTTCCAGCCCTATTCCGGACAACCGCCGGAGCGTGCGTCGATCTGTCGACTGATCGGCCCCGACGCCAGCAGCAGCATGGGCGCTGGTCTGGCCTGCTTCGACGGCTGCTCGATCGAGTGGACGGTGCTCTATGACGAATTGATCGTGGTGCTGGAAGGCCACTTTCGCCTGCGCGTCGGCGAACGCGTGATCGAAGCCACTCCCGGCGACGTGATCTGGGTGCCCGAACGCACGCCGCTGGCCTACGAGGGCGACCAGGCGCGGGTGTTCTACGCGCTCTACTCGGTCGACTGGCAGGCCAGAAACGCCTGA
- a CDS encoding ABC transporter substrate-binding protein, whose protein sequence is MKTHKNKNAFYPLLLAMTAGLGSAQAAENMVVVGYGGAGQKAQDAAFFQPFGTADGSPLMQSEYNGEMARIKVMADTGNVDWDVVQIEGPDLARGCEEGMFERLDWNQLGRADQLIPDAAQDCGSAALVWSVAIAYDTDKLAQAPASWADFWDVQKVPGKRGLRKRAVYNLEFALLADGVKVEDVYTVLGTREGVDRAFAKLTELKPYIQWWEAGAQPPQWLASGDVVMTSTYSGRVAAAAQEGHHLALVWPGSLYGMDYWAIIKGSQHAERAKKFIAFTNQPDAQVNYVEHIPYGPTNKQAAERLDPKLAKWVPTSPQNLAGALPMNVEFWVDHGEELEERFNSWAAK, encoded by the coding sequence ATGAAAACGCACAAAAATAAAAACGCTTTTTATCCATTGCTCCTGGCCATGACCGCTGGTCTTGGCAGCGCCCAGGCAGCGGAAAATATGGTCGTGGTCGGTTATGGCGGCGCGGGGCAGAAAGCCCAGGACGCAGCCTTCTTCCAGCCCTTCGGCACCGCAGACGGCAGCCCGCTGATGCAAAGCGAATACAACGGTGAGATGGCCCGAATCAAAGTGATGGCCGACACCGGCAACGTCGATTGGGATGTGGTGCAGATCGAAGGGCCGGATCTGGCGCGCGGTTGTGAAGAGGGGATGTTCGAGCGGCTCGACTGGAATCAGCTCGGGCGTGCCGATCAGTTGATTCCGGATGCGGCGCAAGACTGTGGTTCGGCGGCGCTGGTGTGGAGCGTGGCGATTGCCTACGACACCGACAAGCTGGCTCAGGCGCCGGCCTCCTGGGCCGACTTCTGGGATGTGCAGAAGGTCCCGGGCAAGCGTGGGCTGCGCAAGCGTGCCGTCTACAACCTGGAGTTCGCCTTGTTGGCCGATGGGGTGAAAGTCGAGGACGTCTATACCGTGCTGGGTACGCGTGAAGGAGTCGATCGGGCTTTTGCCAAACTCACCGAGTTGAAACCCTATATCCAGTGGTGGGAAGCGGGCGCGCAACCGCCGCAGTGGCTGGCTTCCGGCGACGTGGTGATGACTTCGACCTATAGCGGCCGTGTCGCTGCCGCCGCCCAGGAAGGGCACCACCTGGCGCTGGTCTGGCCGGGCAGCCTGTATGGCATGGATTACTGGGCGATCATCAAGGGTTCCCAGCATGCCGAGCGGGCCAAAAAATTCATCGCCTTCACCAATCAGCCGGACGCCCAGGTCAACTATGTCGAACACATCCCCTATGGGCCGACCAACAAGCAGGCTGCTGAGCGCCTCGACCCCAAGCTGGCCAAGTGGGTGCCGACCTCACCGCAGAACCTCGCCGGCGCGCTGCCGATGAACGTGGAGTTCTGGGTCGATCACGGTGAAGAGCTCGAGGAACGCTTCAATTCCTGGGCGGCCAAGTAA
- a CDS encoding class II aldolase/adducin family protein, whose amino-acid sequence MKDIAGAATATGHAALIERSATEQRLRQELAACYRLIAHFRMTDLIFTHISVRLPGPEHHFLINPYGLMFEEISASNLVKIGLDGRAVEPSPYPVNPAGFVIHSAIHGARDDAQCVLHTHTKAGCAVAAQACGLLPVNQISLEFYGRVAYHDYEGIALDLDEQQRLVRDLGDKPVLMLRNHGLLTVGETVAQAFLRMYYLEKACEIQLAAQAGGELVLPAASVCEHTERQFNDPGRALVEGELSDPDGPQLAWAALLRLLDRVAPDYRN is encoded by the coding sequence ATGAAAGACATCGCAGGAGCCGCTACGGCGACTGGGCATGCTGCGCTGATAGAGCGCTCGGCGACGGAACAGCGGTTGCGCCAGGAGTTGGCGGCTTGTTATCGGTTGATCGCGCACTTTCGCATGACCGACCTGATCTTTACGCACATCTCGGTGCGTCTGCCGGGGCCTGAACATCATTTTCTGATCAACCCGTATGGTTTGATGTTCGAGGAAATCAGCGCCTCGAATCTGGTCAAGATCGGCCTCGATGGGCGAGCGGTCGAGCCCTCGCCCTATCCGGTCAATCCGGCGGGTTTCGTGATTCACAGCGCTATCCATGGCGCTCGCGACGATGCGCAGTGCGTGCTGCACACGCATACCAAGGCCGGCTGCGCCGTAGCGGCTCAGGCCTGCGGGCTGTTGCCGGTCAACCAGATATCCCTGGAGTTCTACGGGCGGGTCGCCTATCACGACTATGAAGGCATCGCCCTCGACCTCGACGAACAGCAGCGGCTGGTACGCGACCTGGGCGACAAGCCGGTGTTGATGCTGCGCAACCACGGCCTACTGACCGTGGGCGAGACGGTCGCGCAGGCGTTTTTGCGTATGTATTACCTGGAGAAGGCCTGCGAAATTCAGCTGGCAGCGCAAGCGGGCGGTGAGCTGGTGCTGCCGGCGGCGTCCGTCTGTGAACACACCGAACGCCAGTTCAACGACCCAGGGCGAGCGCTGGTAGAGGGTGAGTTGAGCGATCCGGACGGGCCGCAACTGGCCTGGGCTGCCTTGCTGCGGTTGCTCGACCGGGTGGCGCCGGATTACCGCAACTGA
- a CDS encoding TolC family outer membrane protein, with protein MLRRLSLALAVASASSGLAWAEEAPLSAKTDLVSVYQEAVNNNADLAAARADYQARKEVVPQARAGLLPNLSAGADMSNTRTKLDQPSNTANRSGTVYQATLSQPIFRADRWFQLQAAEATNEQAAIELSATEQNLILQSAETYFAVLRAQDTLASTKAEEAAFKRQLDQANERFDVGLSDKTDVLEAQASYDTARANRILAQRAVDDAFQALITLTNRDYNAVEGIKHTLPVLAPTPNDAKAWVDTAAQQNLNLQASNYAVNAAEETLRQRKSGHAPTLDAVAQYQRGDNDSLGFSNTGTSLPGQEPFGGDVEQRSIGLQLNIPIYSGGLTSSQVRESYQRLNQTEQLRESLRRQVVESTRNLYRAVNTDVETVQARKQSIISNQSALEATEIGYQVGTRNIVDVLDAQRQLYSSVRDYNDARYDYILDNLRLKQAAGTLSPADLEALARFLKPDYNPDKDFLPPDLAKAAETSLRSSPEY; from the coding sequence ATGCTGCGCAGACTCTCACTGGCACTCGCCGTGGCCTCCGCTTCCAGCGGACTGGCCTGGGCAGAGGAAGCCCCCCTGTCAGCCAAGACCGACCTGGTCAGCGTCTACCAGGAGGCCGTGAACAATAACGCCGATCTGGCCGCCGCCCGGGCCGATTACCAGGCGCGTAAAGAAGTGGTGCCGCAAGCCCGTGCCGGCCTGCTGCCGAACCTGTCCGCCGGCGCCGACATGAGCAACACCCGCACCAAGCTGGATCAGCCGTCCAATACGGCCAACCGCAGCGGCACGGTGTATCAAGCCACCCTCAGCCAGCCGATTTTCCGTGCTGATCGCTGGTTCCAGCTGCAAGCCGCCGAGGCCACCAACGAGCAGGCGGCCATAGAGCTGTCGGCCACCGAGCAGAATCTGATTCTGCAAAGCGCCGAAACCTACTTCGCCGTGCTCCGCGCCCAGGACACCCTGGCCTCGACCAAGGCCGAGGAAGCCGCCTTCAAGCGCCAACTGGATCAAGCCAACGAGCGCTTCGATGTCGGCCTGTCGGACAAGACCGACGTCCTCGAAGCCCAGGCCAGTTACGACACCGCACGGGCCAACCGCATCCTCGCGCAACGCGCGGTGGATGATGCGTTCCAGGCCTTGATCACTCTGACCAACCGCGACTACAACGCCGTCGAAGGAATCAAGCACACCCTGCCGGTGCTGGCGCCGACGCCGAATGATGCCAAGGCCTGGGTCGATACCGCCGCGCAGCAGAACCTCAACCTGCAGGCCAGCAACTACGCGGTCAATGCCGCCGAAGAGACCTTGCGTCAGCGCAAGTCCGGGCATGCGCCGACTCTGGACGCGGTCGCGCAATACCAGCGCGGCGACAATGACAGCCTCGGCTTCAGCAACACCGGCACTTCGCTGCCCGGCCAAGAGCCCTTCGGTGGCGACGTGGAGCAACGCAGCATCGGCCTGCAGCTGAACATCCCGATCTACAGCGGCGGGCTGACCAGTTCCCAGGTGCGTGAGTCCTACCAGCGCCTGAACCAGACCGAGCAACTGCGTGAAAGCCTGCGCCGGCAAGTCGTCGAGAGCACCCGTAACCTGTATCGCGCAGTCAATACCGACGTGGAAACCGTCCAGGCCCGCAAGCAGTCGATCATCTCCAACCAGAGCGCCCTGGAAGCCACGGAAATCGGTTATCAGGTCGGTACGCGGAACATCGTCGACGTGCTCGACGCCCAGCGTCAGCTGTACAGCTCGGTGCGCGACTACAACGACGCGCGTTACGACTACATCCTCGACAACCTGCGCCTGAAGCAGGCCGCCGGCACCCTCAGCCCGGCGGATCTGGAGGCCCTGGCGCGCTTCCTCAAACCCGATTACAACCCGGACAAGGACTTCCTGCCGCCGGACTTGGCCAAAGCCGCCGAAACCAGCCTGCGCTCTAGCCCGGAATACTGA